From the genome of bacterium, one region includes:
- a CDS encoding PhoH family protein, which yields MELVGITRKNGQLQRGDIDRILNLNGSAAARELHADTDAPFAAMFRAGDRAFKPRTSGQNEYWEAIQRNDITFAFGPAGTGKTFIAVVCAVQMFQAGKFDRIVLVRPVVEAGESLGFLPGDVREKVDPYFRPLYDALMKMIPGDRLRKLLDRQIIEIAPLAYMRGRTLDNAFLIMDEAQNTTAGQMKMFLTRLGEGSKAVITGDLTQIDLPRRNESGLLGIEHILLNIEGIEFVKLKNSDVVRHPLVARIVGAYDRFLKPNTDASGVATSEQGEALGRLPEHPRTPSSSTSDD from the coding sequence ATGGAACTCGTCGGCATCACGCGCAAAAACGGACAGCTGCAGCGCGGCGATATTGACCGCATTCTGAATCTCAACGGCAGCGCCGCGGCGCGCGAACTGCACGCCGATACGGATGCGCCGTTTGCCGCGATGTTCCGCGCGGGCGACCGCGCTTTTAAGCCGCGCACGAGCGGACAAAACGAGTATTGGGAAGCGATCCAGCGCAACGACATCACGTTTGCCTTCGGACCGGCGGGAACCGGCAAGACGTTTATCGCCGTGGTCTGCGCCGTGCAGATGTTTCAAGCCGGGAAGTTCGACCGCATCGTGCTGGTGCGGCCAGTTGTGGAAGCAGGCGAGAGCCTGGGCTTCCTGCCGGGCGACGTGCGCGAAAAAGTTGATCCATATTTCCGACCCTTGTACGACGCGCTGATGAAGATGATTCCCGGCGACCGGCTGCGCAAACTGCTCGACCGGCAGATCATCGAAATCGCGCCGCTGGCGTACATGCGCGGACGCACACTCGACAATGCGTTTCTGATTATGGACGAAGCGCAGAACACGACAGCCGGACAGATGAAGATGTTTCTGACGCGTTTGGGCGAAGGCTCGAAGGCCGTTATCACCGGCGATCTGACGCAGATTGACCTGCCGCGCCGAAATGAAAGCGGCTTATTGGGCATCGAACACATCCTGCTGAACATCGAAGGCATCGAATTCGTTAAATTGAAAAACTCCGACGTCGTGCGCCATCCGCTCGTGGCGCGCATCGTGGGAGCGTATGACCGTTTTCTGAAGCCGAACACTGACGCGAGCGGCGTCGCAACCTCCGAACAAGGCGAAGCTCTCGGCCGATTGCCGGAACATCCGCGCACTCCGTCGTCCTCCACCTCCGATGACTGA
- the atpC gene encoding ATP synthase F1 subunit epsilon: protein MATTFHVELITPEKHLFSGEVVHVRAPGAGGDFGVLANHAPMVAGLGAGRLQIDFTGHKEEYAISGGYFTVENNKAIILAETCTRKEDINLEQARLQKTEAHKRLESAATPAEREEARAAVQRASALVTVAEHKHG, encoded by the coding sequence ATGGCCACGACTTTTCATGTCGAGCTGATCACGCCCGAAAAGCATCTTTTCTCGGGTGAAGTCGTGCACGTCCGCGCCCCCGGCGCGGGCGGTGACTTCGGTGTGCTCGCCAATCACGCGCCTATGGTCGCCGGGTTGGGGGCGGGCCGCTTGCAGATTGATTTCACCGGTCACAAAGAAGAGTACGCCATTAGCGGCGGCTACTTCACCGTGGAAAACAACAAAGCGATTATCCTCGCTGAAACCTGCACGCGCAAAGAGGATATCAATCTCGAGCAGGCGCGCCTGCAAAAGACCGAAGCGCACAAACGCCTCGAGTCCGCCGCCACGCCTGCCGAACGAGAAGAGGCCCGCGCCGCCGTTCAGCGCGCCAGCGCATTGGTCACCGTCGCCGAACACAAACACGGCTAA
- a CDS encoding HlyC/CorC family transporter, translated as MIDAYVLWSVVVFFLLQIVAAFFSLAETALLSLTRSQISEIKELAEENVHAARLDRLLGDPRRFLIFILAGNTVVNVLSATVAALATSHILEGNSDLEWIIYVVQGVAVAAVLLIMGEILPKFTAVRNPYAWSLRIATPLAFFNTLLWPVTALMVPVAEWVARALGVEKKKLWISEEEIKTLLEVGEERGTLEKAERDMIHSIFELGEITVREIMVPRTDMIAIDVSSPLTKVLDVSRTSGHSRLPVFEERIDNVIGILHVKDLMQFYPFDKEVDLRKVLRPAQFVPEAKTIDELLKQFQEQRIHMSIAVDEYGGTAGLVTLEDVIEEIVGEIQDEHDAERALWTRIDEETVLIDAKVDVETVNEVLGEDVIPIDDDFDTLGGFLLSELGDFPLAQTRIEFHNYEFVVEEVRHHRLGRIRVIRRTAIEDTDA; from the coding sequence ATGATTGACGCCTACGTGTTGTGGAGTGTCGTCGTATTCTTCCTGCTGCAAATTGTGGCGGCGTTCTTCTCGCTGGCTGAGACCGCGCTGCTGTCGCTGACGCGCTCCCAGATTAGCGAAATCAAGGAGCTGGCGGAAGAAAACGTGCATGCCGCGCGGCTCGACAGGCTGCTCGGTGATCCGCGCCGGTTCCTGATTTTCATTTTGGCGGGCAACACGGTTGTGAACGTGCTGTCGGCCACCGTGGCGGCTTTGGCGACATCGCATATCCTTGAGGGAAACAGCGACCTTGAATGGATCATCTACGTCGTCCAGGGCGTGGCCGTGGCGGCGGTGCTGCTGATCATGGGCGAGATTCTGCCGAAATTCACGGCCGTGCGCAATCCTTACGCTTGGTCGCTGCGTATCGCCACGCCGCTGGCGTTCTTCAACACGCTTCTGTGGCCGGTCACGGCGCTGATGGTGCCGGTGGCGGAGTGGGTGGCGCGCGCGTTAGGAGTCGAGAAAAAGAAGTTGTGGATCTCGGAAGAAGAGATCAAGACGCTGTTGGAAGTCGGCGAAGAGCGCGGCACGCTTGAAAAGGCCGAGCGCGACATGATCCATTCAATTTTTGAATTGGGCGAGATCACGGTGCGCGAAATCATGGTCCCGCGCACCGATATGATTGCGATTGACGTGTCGAGTCCGTTGACCAAAGTTCTGGACGTCTCGCGCACGAGCGGCCATTCGCGTCTGCCGGTATTCGAGGAGCGGATTGACAACGTCATCGGTATTCTGCACGTCAAGGACCTAATGCAATTCTATCCGTTTGACAAAGAGGTGGATTTGCGCAAGGTCCTGCGGCCCGCGCAGTTTGTGCCGGAGGCCAAGACGATTGACGAGCTGCTCAAGCAGTTTCAAGAGCAGCGGATTCACATGTCCATCGCGGTGGACGAATACGGCGGCACGGCGGGGCTGGTGACACTCGAAGACGTGATTGAAGAAATCGTCGGCGAGATACAGGACGAGCACGACGCCGAACGCGCGCTGTGGACGCGGATTGATGAAGAGACCGTGCTGATTGACGCGAAGGTGGACGTGGAGACGGTCAACGAGGTGCTGGGTGAGGACGTGATTCCGATTGACGACGACTTTGACACGCTGGGCGGATTCTTGTTATCCGAACTCGGCGATTTCCCGCTGGCGCAGACGCGCATCGAATTTCACAACTATGAGTTCGTGGTCGAAGAGGTGCGCCACCATCGGTTGGGCCGCATCCGCGTGATCCGACGCACGGCCATCGAAGATACAGACGCATGA
- a CDS encoding helix-turn-helix transcriptional regulator, whose translation MEIGAKIKNLRLARDLTQEELAERADLTKGFISQLERDQTSISVDSLMAILKVLDVRIADFFTETQTAQVVFTKAERISLTDTGAEKFELLIPGGADREMEAALVTLEEGQQTYPTKPYQGEAFGFVLAGTIQMTFGNETFSAQAGSSFYFSGDREHFILNTGKRTAEFIWVTTPPTF comes from the coding sequence GTGGAAATCGGGGCAAAGATCAAGAACCTCCGACTGGCCCGGGATCTGACCCAAGAAGAGCTGGCTGAGCGCGCCGACCTCACGAAGGGGTTTATTTCACAATTAGAGCGCGACCAAACCAGTATTTCCGTGGATAGCTTGATGGCTATCCTCAAAGTCCTCGATGTCCGAATCGCGGACTTCTTCACAGAGACACAGACCGCGCAGGTCGTGTTCACGAAGGCCGAGCGGATTTCGCTCACCGATACCGGCGCTGAAAAGTTTGAGCTGCTGATACCCGGTGGAGCGGATCGCGAGATGGAAGCGGCGCTGGTGACTCTGGAAGAAGGCCAACAGACGTATCCGACCAAACCGTACCAAGGGGAAGCCTTCGGCTTCGTGTTGGCGGGAACGATCCAGATGACTTTCGGCAACGAGACCTTCTCGGCTCAGGCCGGTTCCAGTTTCTATTTTTCGGGAGACCGTGAGCACTTCATCCTGAACACAGGGAAGCGCACCGCGGAGTTTATCTGGGTTACAACGCCGCCCACGTTTTAA
- the atpD gene encoding F0F1 ATP synthase subunit beta has protein sequence MKNGTIKQIIGVVIDVEFPENDLPPLYSALTVDKSGQTVTLEVQQHLGDNTVRAVSMDPTEGLTRGMAVVNTGQPIAVPVGAPVLGRILNVTGAPVDELGPVVSEKRLPIHRAAPKMTELNTRAEMLETGIKVIDLIQPFAKGGKIGLFGGAGVGKTVIVQELINNIAKEHSGLSVFAGVGERTREGNDLLREFVESGVVSYGKNFDVHSFDIKGVDKNALKDSKVAMVFGQMNEPPGSRSRVALTGLTMAEYFRDEEGRDVLLFIDNIFRFTQAGSEVSALLGRMPSAVGYQPTLATEMGALQERITSTNKGSITSVQAVYVPADDLTDPAPATTFLHLDATTVLSRQIAELGIYPAVDPLDSTSRILDPFVVGQEHYDVARGVQSTLQRYKDLQDIIAILGMDELSDDDKRVVERARKIQRFLSQPFHVAEAFTGRPGVYVKIADTIKAFKGILNGDYDHIGEQSFYMCGGIEDVLRNHEAAQK, from the coding sequence ATGAAAAACGGTACCATCAAGCAGATTATCGGCGTCGTGATTGACGTCGAATTCCCCGAGAACGACCTGCCGCCGCTCTACTCCGCGCTCACCGTGGACAAGAGCGGACAAACGGTTACTCTCGAAGTGCAGCAGCACCTCGGCGACAACACCGTGCGCGCTGTCTCCATGGACCCGACCGAAGGCCTCACGCGCGGAATGGCCGTGGTCAACACCGGACAGCCTATCGCCGTGCCCGTCGGCGCGCCCGTCCTGGGCCGCATTCTAAACGTCACCGGCGCGCCCGTGGACGAACTGGGCCCGGTCGTTTCGGAGAAGCGCCTGCCGATTCACCGCGCCGCGCCCAAGATGACTGAGCTCAACACCCGCGCCGAAATGCTCGAAACCGGCATCAAAGTCATTGACCTTATCCAGCCCTTCGCCAAGGGCGGTAAGATCGGTCTCTTCGGTGGCGCCGGCGTCGGCAAGACCGTTATCGTGCAGGAGCTCATCAATAACATCGCCAAAGAACACTCGGGTCTGTCCGTGTTCGCCGGCGTCGGAGAGCGTACCCGCGAAGGCAACGACCTTTTGCGCGAATTCGTTGAGTCCGGTGTCGTCTCCTACGGCAAGAACTTCGATGTCCACTCCTTTGACATCAAAGGCGTTGACAAAAATGCGCTGAAGGATTCCAAAGTTGCCATGGTCTTCGGTCAGATGAATGAGCCGCCCGGCTCGCGTTCGCGCGTCGCCTTGACCGGTCTCACCATGGCCGAGTATTTCCGCGACGAAGAAGGCCGCGACGTGCTGCTCTTCATTGACAACATCTTCCGTTTCACGCAGGCCGGTTCCGAAGTCTCCGCGCTCTTGGGTCGTATGCCGTCCGCCGTGGGCTATCAGCCCACGCTCGCGACGGAAATGGGCGCCCTGCAAGAGCGCATCACCTCGACGAACAAGGGCTCGATCACCTCGGTTCAGGCCGTCTACGTCCCCGCCGACGACTTGACCGACCCCGCGCCCGCCACGACCTTTTTGCACCTTGACGCAACCACCGTGCTCTCGCGCCAAATCGCCGAGCTCGGTATCTACCCCGCTGTGGATCCGCTCGACTCGACGTCTCGAATCCTTGATCCGTTCGTCGTTGGGCAGGAACACTACGACGTCGCCCGCGGTGTGCAGTCCACGCTCCAGCGTTACAAAGACTTGCAGGACATCATCGCCATTCTCGGTATGGACGAACTCTCCGACGACGACAAGCGCGTCGTCGAACGCGCCCGCAAGATTCAGCGTTTCCTGTCCCAGCCGTTCCACGTTGCCGAAGCCTTCACCGGCCGCCCCGGCGTCTATGTGAAGATCGCCGACACCATCAAGGCCTTCAAGGGCATCTTGAACGGCGACTATGATCACATCGGCGAGCAGAGCTTCTACATGTGCGGCGGGATCGAAGACGTGCTCCGCAATCACGAAGCCGCGCAAAAGTAA
- a CDS encoding arginine decarboxylase, pyruvoyl-dependent, with product MVIKTPDKYFLVKGFAEGDTELNAFDNALLAAGVGNCNLVRMSSILPPAAQLIEPVKLPYGALVPVAYADECSSVPGTQVCAGVALGVPDDPTLPGVIMEHHMTGSEEECRKIVIGKVESAFRVRGWKLTDLKVAVISGKVDKIGAAFAGVILWT from the coding sequence ATGGTCATTAAGACCCCCGACAAGTATTTCCTCGTCAAAGGATTTGCCGAGGGCGACACGGAACTGAATGCCTTCGACAACGCGCTGTTGGCGGCCGGGGTCGGCAACTGCAACCTCGTGCGGATGAGTTCGATCTTGCCGCCGGCGGCACAGTTGATCGAGCCTGTCAAGCTGCCGTACGGAGCGCTGGTGCCGGTTGCCTATGCGGATGAATGCAGTTCTGTGCCGGGAACGCAGGTGTGTGCCGGAGTGGCCCTGGGTGTGCCGGATGATCCGACGCTGCCCGGAGTGATCATGGAGCACCACATGACCGGCAGTGAAGAAGAGTGTCGTAAAATCGTGATCGGCAAGGTCGAGTCGGCCTTCCGGGTCCGTGGCTGGAAACTGACCGACCTGAAGGTGGCGGTCATTTCCGGCAAAGTGGACAAGATCGGAGCCGCGTTTGCGGGCGTGATCCTCTGGACGTAG
- the speD gene encoding adenosylmethionine decarboxylase translates to MKSLGQQIVVDYHKCNPEILNDVAAVKRAMREAALKAGATIVTEAFHLFNPHGVSGAIIIAESHLAIHTWPEFGYAAVDLFTCGEDVDPAVAFEHLKQALGADEFTAMEMKRGILDSHGLRFNSHKPVQHLAAAVA, encoded by the coding sequence TTGAAGTCTTTGGGACAGCAAATTGTGGTAGATTACCACAAGTGTAATCCTGAAATCCTCAATGACGTGGCCGCTGTCAAGCGGGCCATGCGCGAGGCAGCTCTCAAGGCCGGCGCGACGATTGTCACGGAAGCCTTCCACCTGTTCAACCCGCACGGTGTGTCGGGTGCGATCATCATTGCTGAATCGCACCTCGCCATTCACACGTGGCCCGAATTCGGCTATGCCGCGGTTGATCTGTTTACGTGCGGTGAAGATGTTGATCCGGCCGTGGCCTTTGAGCACCTGAAGCAGGCGCTGGGCGCGGACGAATTCACGGCGATGGAAATGAAGCGCGGGATCCTCGATTCGCACGGACTCCGCTTCAACTCTCACAAGCCCGTGCAGCATCTGGCGGCGGCTGTCGCCTGA
- the speB gene encoding agmatinase — protein MGAQTSLEGGAKLALFGLPYDGTCSFRPGTRFGPAAIRNVSDGIETYCPVADRDLDDVRFADLGDLVLPPGDKDEVLVRIERAAGELYSTGVIPAALGGEHLVSLPLLRAAVARHPDLVLVQFDAHLDLREDYLGTPLSHATVMRRIMEFVDPSRILQVGPRSGPREEFEIAKKFGTYRPATLTPADLVSWIAKRPVYVTLDLDVLDPSVLPGTGTPEPGGVSFATLQGWIAALCDVEWVGWDMVELSPDYDSSHVSSIVSAKLVRSMILSSVQ, from the coding sequence ATGGGCGCGCAGACCTCCCTTGAGGGGGGAGCCAAGTTGGCACTGTTTGGATTGCCGTATGACGGGACGTGTTCGTTTAGGCCGGGGACGCGGTTTGGTCCGGCGGCGATCCGAAACGTCTCGGACGGCATCGAAACGTACTGCCCGGTGGCTGACCGGGACCTTGACGATGTGCGCTTTGCGGACCTGGGTGACCTCGTTTTGCCTCCGGGCGACAAGGACGAGGTCCTGGTGCGCATTGAAAGAGCCGCTGGCGAACTTTATAGCACCGGGGTGATTCCGGCGGCGCTCGGGGGCGAGCATTTGGTCAGCCTTCCGCTCCTTCGTGCGGCGGTAGCACGGCACCCAGACCTGGTGCTGGTGCAGTTCGATGCGCACTTGGACTTGCGTGAAGATTACCTCGGGACTCCACTTTCGCACGCGACGGTGATGCGCAGAATTATGGAATTCGTTGATCCGTCACGAATCTTGCAGGTAGGGCCTCGGTCTGGTCCTCGGGAGGAGTTCGAAATTGCTAAGAAATTTGGAACTTACCGTCCGGCGACCCTGACACCAGCCGATTTGGTCTCGTGGATTGCAAAACGGCCGGTGTACGTCACTTTGGACCTTGATGTCCTTGATCCGTCTGTACTTCCGGGTACGGGCACGCCGGAACCCGGGGGGGTCAGTTTTGCCACCTTGCAAGGCTGGATAGCGGCACTTTGTGACGTTGAGTGGGTCGGTTGGGATATGGTTGAGCTTTCGCCGGACTACGATTCAAGTCATGTATCTTCAATTGTTTCCGCTAAATTAGTCCGCTCGATGATTCTATCTTCCGTGCAATGA
- the ybeY gene encoding rRNA maturation RNase YbeY: MTDQPPPRRRARGTLEFYSEIPRARVRKQYALDCAGSATRRITQSVGTIRFVLVNDRRMAKLHRDFLSTPGTTDVITFNLTDPGAALEGEIYICLDQARRQARQYRVPLYQEIARLATHGVLHLAGLDDATPRERAAMRKLEDRALGLRGRT, from the coding sequence ATGACTGATCAACCTCCCCCGCGCAGGCGCGCGCGAGGCACTCTCGAATTCTATTCTGAGATTCCCCGCGCGCGCGTGCGCAAACAGTACGCGCTGGACTGCGCCGGCAGCGCCACGCGCCGCATCACCCAATCCGTCGGCACTATTCGATTCGTGCTTGTGAATGATCGCAGGATGGCGAAGCTCCATCGCGATTTTCTCAGTACACCGGGTACGACCGACGTTATTACCTTCAACCTCACCGATCCCGGCGCGGCGCTGGAAGGCGAGATCTACATCTGTCTCGATCAGGCTCGACGGCAGGCGCGCCAGTATCGCGTGCCGCTGTACCAGGAGATCGCGCGGCTGGCGACGCATGGCGTCTTGCATTTGGCGGGGCTCGATGACGCAACGCCGCGAGAGCGCGCCGCGATGCGCAAGCTCGAAGACCGCGCGCTCGGACTGCGAGGCCGAACATGA
- a CDS encoding RNA-binding protein, which translates to MVNIYVGNLAFDLTETDLRNMFEAHGKVEKASLVMDRMSGGSKGFGFVEMSNDKEGSAAISALNNLEMRGRNLTVNEAKPKGDRPARY; encoded by the coding sequence ATGGTAAACATCTACGTCGGCAATCTCGCCTTCGATTTGACGGAAACCGATCTCAGAAACATGTTCGAAGCCCACGGTAAGGTGGAGAAGGCAAGTTTGGTCATGGATCGCATGAGTGGCGGCAGCAAAGGCTTTGGCTTTGTGGAAATGTCCAATGACAAAGAAGGCTCGGCCGCAATCTCCGCGTTGAACAATTTGGAAATGCGCGGCCGCAACCTGACCGTCAACGAAGCCAAGCCCAAAGGCGACCGCCCCGCCCGCTACTAA
- the hflX gene encoding GTPase HflX has translation MGFDRLSIEDASQGAAQDATAPKPERVMLIGICKPGESPAVAQEHLEELAMLAETAGAEIVERELVKLRQIDSALYMGKGKAAELAGYIAELNIELAIIDEDPAPAQTRNLEREMKCRLLDRSGLILDIFAKRAQTREARTQVELAQLQYMLPRLTGAWTHLERQRGGIGMRGPGETQIETDRRIIRTRIRKLEDDLGLIEKQHKTQRGKRQDVFRFSLAGYTNVGKSTLMNVLTQAGVYEENLLFATLDSTTRMLPLGQGIRAVLSDTVGFIRKLPPGLVASFRSTLAEIAEADCIVHVIDVASVTYREQMDTVQKILTEMGLSDIPVIEVFNKVDALDDPSVLRWVKEERPTAVLISARTGVGLDQLRERMREVMERGKVVLDISLDPADGKLWQELYRVGEVQSTEADGDRVHVRVQLDRVDAGRLGLLEPAKSDPWRRGQGPEEGD, from the coding sequence ATGGGGTTTGACCGGCTGAGCATCGAGGACGCATCGCAGGGCGCGGCTCAGGATGCGACGGCACCGAAACCCGAACGGGTGATGCTGATCGGAATCTGCAAGCCGGGCGAAAGCCCGGCGGTGGCCCAGGAGCATCTGGAAGAGCTGGCCATGCTGGCCGAAACGGCGGGGGCCGAGATCGTCGAGCGTGAACTCGTCAAACTGCGCCAGATTGACTCCGCGCTCTATATGGGGAAGGGCAAGGCCGCGGAACTGGCCGGGTATATTGCCGAATTGAATATCGAATTGGCCATTATTGACGAAGATCCGGCTCCCGCGCAGACGCGCAATCTGGAACGCGAAATGAAGTGCCGGCTGCTGGATCGGTCGGGGTTGATTCTTGACATCTTTGCCAAGCGGGCGCAGACCCGGGAAGCGCGGACACAGGTCGAGTTGGCGCAGCTTCAATATATGTTACCGCGGCTAACCGGCGCGTGGACGCACCTCGAACGGCAGCGCGGCGGTATCGGCATGCGCGGCCCCGGTGAAACGCAGATCGAAACCGACCGCCGGATTATTCGCACCCGCATCCGCAAACTGGAAGACGACTTGGGGCTGATCGAGAAGCAGCATAAGACGCAGCGCGGCAAGCGACAGGACGTATTCCGGTTTTCGCTGGCAGGGTATACGAATGTGGGCAAGTCCACGCTCATGAATGTGCTGACACAGGCCGGGGTCTACGAAGAAAACCTGCTCTTCGCGACGCTGGACTCGACGACGCGGATGCTGCCGTTAGGGCAAGGAATCCGCGCTGTGCTGTCCGACACCGTTGGGTTCATTCGTAAGCTGCCGCCGGGACTGGTCGCGAGTTTTCGCTCGACCTTGGCCGAGATTGCCGAAGCGGATTGCATTGTCCACGTTATTGATGTGGCCTCTGTCACCTATCGGGAGCAGATGGATACAGTGCAAAAGATTCTGACGGAGATGGGACTTTCTGACATACCCGTCATTGAAGTTTTTAACAAGGTGGATGCCCTCGATGATCCGTCCGTCCTGCGGTGGGTCAAGGAAGAGCGGCCCACTGCCGTGCTGATCAGCGCACGAACGGGGGTCGGTCTCGACCAATTGCGCGAGCGCATGCGGGAAGTAATGGAGCGGGGGAAGGTCGTGCTCGATATTTCGCTGGATCCGGCGGATGGCAAGCTGTGGCAGGAACTCTATAGGGTCGGGGAGGTCCAGAGTACCGAAGCAGATGGCGACCGGGTGCATGTGCGGGTCCAGCTTGACCGGGTGGATGCAGGACGGCTGGGTTTGCTGGAGCCTGCTAAGTCGGATCCGTGGCGCCGGGGTCAGGGACCGGAAGAGGGTGATTAG
- the speE gene encoding polyamine aminopropyltransferase — protein MELWLTETYGPIRGGWKAGGVLYSKQSQYQLVEIVETERWGKTLVLDGCMMTTERDEFVYHEMLTHPALVAHPEPKSVCVVGGGDGGTVREVLRHPSVERVVLAEIEGDVIDVCRKYFPHHTSKLDDPRVDIQVGDGFAYLQAHAGEFDVILSDSTDPIGPGEVLFTQEYFALAKRALRAGGVFVTQSHSAWDPDSRLRRIRDVLLQNFVQAYWYGAVIPTYPYGWWSFFFASDKVHPLESADLMRQQEITQGAQYYTPAVHEAAFAVPAFLARELGLS, from the coding sequence ATGGAACTCTGGCTAACAGAAACATACGGACCCATCCGGGGCGGCTGGAAGGCTGGCGGCGTGCTGTACTCGAAGCAGTCGCAGTATCAGCTCGTGGAGATCGTCGAGACTGAGCGGTGGGGCAAGACGCTCGTTCTGGACGGCTGCATGATGACCACCGAGCGCGATGAATTCGTTTACCATGAAATGCTGACCCATCCGGCGCTGGTGGCTCATCCGGAGCCGAAGAGCGTGTGCGTGGTGGGGGGGGGCGACGGCGGAACGGTGCGCGAAGTGCTGCGCCATCCGAGCGTCGAGCGGGTGGTGCTTGCGGAAATTGAGGGCGACGTGATTGACGTTTGCCGCAAATATTTTCCACATCACACGTCGAAACTTGATGATCCTCGCGTGGATATTCAGGTCGGAGACGGTTTCGCATATTTGCAGGCGCACGCCGGAGAATTCGACGTCATCTTGTCGGACTCGACGGATCCGATCGGTCCCGGTGAGGTGCTGTTCACGCAAGAATATTTTGCGCTCGCCAAGCGCGCGCTGCGCGCGGGCGGAGTGTTTGTAACGCAATCGCACAGTGCGTGGGATCCGGATTCGCGCCTCCGGCGGATTCGCGACGTCCTGCTGCAGAATTTTGTGCAGGCCTATTGGTATGGAGCCGTGATTCCGACGTACCCGTACGGGTGGTGGAGCTTCTTCTTCGCCTCGGATAAGGTGCATCCGCTCGAGTCGGCGGACCTGATGCGGCAGCAGGAGATTACACAGGGCGCGCAGTACTATACCCCTGCGGTTCACGAAGCGGCGTTCGCGGTGCCGGCCTTTCTGGCGCGCGAATTAGGCCTCTCCTGA
- the mazG gene encoding nucleoside triphosphate pyrophosphohydrolase: MHDKLKPSPLSDQAAAEFARLVRIMAALRAPDGCPWDREQTHESLRPYLIEETYEVLDSIDRKAYAELKKELGDLLLHIVFHAQLADEEQLFNVADVLREISEKLIRRHPHVFGDATVNSTDDVNKQWEQIKLNEDHKPNLLSGVPKHQPALNRAYRVQEKAAAVGFDWPSDEPVWAKLTEEIAELKHELEQGDRAKAEAEFGDLLFTMVNLGRKLNIHPEEALRGTIQKFTDRFLQIELRLSEAGIPVHEAGLEKMDDLWNQVKAEEHARA, translated from the coding sequence ATGCACGACAAACTAAAACCATCACCGCTTTCTGACCAAGCCGCCGCGGAGTTCGCGCGGCTTGTGCGTATTATGGCGGCGCTGCGCGCACCCGACGGCTGTCCGTGGGATCGCGAGCAGACGCACGAATCGCTGCGGCCATATCTGATCGAAGAGACCTATGAGGTGCTCGATTCGATTGACCGGAAGGCCTATGCCGAACTCAAGAAGGAGCTGGGTGATCTGCTCTTGCATATTGTCTTTCATGCGCAGTTGGCCGACGAAGAGCAGCTGTTTAATGTTGCTGACGTGCTGCGGGAGATTTCCGAGAAGCTGATCCGGCGGCATCCGCACGTGTTCGGCGACGCGACGGTGAACTCGACAGACGACGTGAATAAGCAATGGGAGCAGATCAAGCTCAACGAAGACCATAAGCCAAACCTGCTGTCGGGCGTGCCGAAGCACCAGCCCGCGCTGAACCGGGCCTACCGGGTCCAGGAAAAGGCGGCGGCGGTGGGTTTTGACTGGCCGTCGGATGAACCGGTGTGGGCGAAACTGACCGAGGAGATTGCCGAACTCAAGCACGAACTTGAACAGGGCGATCGGGCAAAGGCGGAAGCCGAATTCGGAGACCTGTTGTTTACGATGGTCAATCTGGGCCGCAAGCTGAACATCCACCCGGAAGAAGCGCTGCGCGGCACGATTCAGAAATTTACCGACCGCTTCTTGCAAATCGAGTTACGATTGAGCGAAGCGGGTATCCCGGTTCACGAAGCCGGGTTGGAGAAGATGGACGACCTGTGGAATCAGGTCAAGGCCGAGGAGCACGCGCGCGCATGA